One window of the Candidatus Kinetoplastibacterium desouzaii TCC079E genome contains the following:
- the efp gene encoding elongation factor P, with product MKTAQELRIGNVVMVGGEPLVVQRTEYNKSGRNSAVVKMKFKNLLVGSISESVYKADEKFEIVQLEKKECTFSYYNDPMYVFMDNDFNQHEIEKEYMEHALKYLQDDLQVEVVFYDGKAISVDLPTILIREIVYTEPAVRGDTSGKVMKPAKINTGFEISVPLFCKIGDRIEIDTRTDEYKKVTN from the coding sequence ATGAAAACCGCTCAAGAACTAAGAATTGGAAATGTTGTAATGGTTGGAGGAGAACCTCTTGTTGTACAGCGTACAGAATACAACAAATCTGGCCGTAACTCTGCTGTTGTTAAAATGAAATTTAAAAATCTACTTGTTGGATCTATCAGTGAATCAGTATATAAGGCAGATGAAAAATTCGAAATTGTTCAACTCGAGAAAAAAGAATGCACATTCTCCTACTACAATGATCCTATGTATGTTTTTATGGATAATGATTTTAATCAACATGAAATAGAAAAAGAATACATGGAGCATGCACTAAAATATCTTCAAGATGATTTGCAAGTAGAGGTTGTTTTTTACGATGGTAAAGCTATATCTGTTGATCTTCCAACAATACTAATAAGAGAAATAGTTTATACCGAACCAGCTGTAAGAGGTGATACTTCAGGAAAAGTTATGAAGCCAGCAAAGATTAACACTGGATTTGAAATAAGTGTTCCACTATTTTGTAAAATAGGAGATAGAATAGAAATAGACACACGCACAGATGAATATAAAAAAGTAACTAATTAG
- the earP gene encoding elongation factor P maturation arginine rhamnosyltransferase EarP — MKIDIFCKVIDNYGDIGFCWRLARDLAHNYNCEVALIVNETEKFSKLNSKIDINSKYQKVDNIEIFLWNENNFLDKTPGNLVIESFGCNLPSYYISKIIEKNSVWINIEYLSAETWVNEYHLKPSKITNNYNKFFFFPGFNYKTGGLIIEKNLKNQRDDFQKSLYLQNIFLKSIGIDSFFLNRRNESIFCYLFCYETANIYKLIQSLQKINKQIIILTNKDNKLIKIKKEYIPSTVHIIKIPFVNQPDFDKILWSMDINFIRGEDSFVRSILANKPMIWHIYKQEEDVHIKKLKAWLKIYNAPKFVENIILSWNQDEMEIFDKNITEAILPKNISLWKKHAQNWGDLQITQASLSYKLLKFCTTEDKKDKIV, encoded by the coding sequence ATGAAAATTGATATTTTTTGTAAAGTAATAGATAACTACGGAGACATTGGCTTTTGTTGGAGATTAGCTAGAGACTTAGCTCATAACTATAATTGCGAAGTTGCATTAATTGTTAATGAAACTGAGAAATTCTCAAAATTAAATTCTAAAATTGACATTAATTCAAAATACCAAAAAGTTGATAATATTGAAATCTTCTTATGGAATGAAAATAATTTTCTTGATAAAACTCCTGGCAACTTAGTTATAGAATCATTTGGCTGCAATTTGCCTAGTTACTATATATCCAAAATTATAGAAAAAAATTCTGTTTGGATTAATATAGAATACCTAAGCGCTGAAACATGGGTAAATGAATATCATTTAAAACCTTCAAAAATCACAAACAATTATAATAAATTCTTTTTTTTTCCTGGATTTAATTACAAAACCGGCGGACTAATTATAGAAAAAAATTTAAAAAATCAACGAGATGATTTTCAAAAATCTTTATATTTACAAAATATTTTTTTAAAAAGCATAGGGATAGATTCATTTTTTCTAAATAGAAGAAATGAATCTATCTTTTGTTATTTATTTTGCTATGAAACAGCAAACATTTATAAACTTATTCAATCTCTACAAAAAATAAACAAACAAATTATTATATTAACTAACAAAGATAATAAATTAATTAAAATAAAAAAAGAATATATCCCCAGCACAGTTCATATAATTAAAATCCCATTCGTGAACCAACCTGATTTTGATAAAATATTATGGAGCATGGACATTAACTTTATTAGAGGAGAAGATTCTTTTGTCAGATCAATATTAGCGAATAAACCAATGATATGGCATATATACAAGCAAGAAGAAGATGTTCATATAAAAAAACTAAAAGCATGGTTAAAAATTTACAACGCCCCAAAATTTGTGGAAAATATAATACTATCTTGGAATCAAGATGAGATGGAAATATTTGATAAAAACATAACAGAAGCTATTTTACCTAAAAATATATCCCTATGGAAAAAACACGCGCAAAACTGGGGTGATTTACAAATAACACAAGCATCATTGAGTTATAAACTATTAAAATTCTGCACAACAGAAGACAAAAAAGATAAAATTGTATAA
- a CDS encoding DUF1178 family protein — protein MININKFKNMAIKVFDLQCNNKHVFEGWFNSHNDYEEQNSHRMIECPICSSSIITKRLSSPYINNKSNNTERTKSTESQKDIIELTQAQIIKNLRDIIKKAEDVGNDFAKEARLIQTGESEKRSIKGTISQDEMQKLEEDGIEIIPIPNFLKKDSLQ, from the coding sequence ATGATCAACATAAATAAATTTAAAAATATGGCCATAAAAGTTTTTGACTTACAATGTAACAATAAACATGTCTTTGAAGGATGGTTTAATTCTCATAATGATTACGAAGAACAAAATTCACATAGAATGATAGAGTGTCCTATTTGCTCCTCATCTATTATTACAAAACGTTTATCCAGCCCTTACATAAACAATAAATCTAATAACACAGAACGAACAAAATCGACAGAATCTCAAAAAGACATAATAGAACTCACCCAAGCTCAAATAATAAAAAACTTACGTGATATAATAAAAAAGGCAGAAGATGTTGGAAATGACTTTGCAAAAGAAGCGAGGTTAATTCAAACAGGAGAGTCTGAAAAAAGATCAATAAAAGGAACTATTTCACAGGACGAAATGCAAAAACTAGAAGAAGATGGAATAGAAATTATTCCAATACCTAATTTTTTAAAAAAAGACTCGTTA